In a single window of the Leptospira perdikensis genome:
- a CDS encoding phage terminase large subunit: MIIADEVRWNPKQLQGLKLLSDRNKKFIKFYGGSRSGKTYQIIRAIRIRALKYPGSKHLVARFSFANAKKTIWLQTMLPEFRKDEKLGLCKILKEVGQVHYKNGSIVLLGGLEPSSIDSVLAAEYGTIFVTEANENRYEVIENLVSRLNDTSKDAEGNPIKLKFIIDLNPTVETSWTNVLFMKGLDPISRTPKPNFHEYASLWFSPYDNKENLANGYIETLENLSTAKRRRFLEGRYSSYEGLVLPVDEDVHIVDDFEIPFDWKRIRSIDFGYTHPFVCLWFAYDKANDRAFVYREWIQSRWTVRSHSEKIKELSILDLPADLRLSKEAWKFAEKKYSATVCDHDAEDRATLEENGIGPVKPAIKEVLAGIDHAIDLMEFSEHKKPKIFIFRSLVGLRESLDSYRWKDTSMSNRGRAKDREVLKEDDDPADAFRYGLCELFPIVRPIDLGGRSLNLGSSWNKK; the protein is encoded by the coding sequence ATGATAATTGCCGATGAGGTGCGATGGAACCCAAAACAGTTACAAGGGCTAAAGCTTCTCAGTGATCGAAATAAAAAATTCATAAAATTTTATGGTGGGTCCCGTTCTGGAAAAACTTATCAGATAATCCGTGCGATAAGAATCAGAGCTCTGAAATATCCAGGTTCAAAACATTTGGTGGCCAGATTCTCTTTTGCAAATGCGAAGAAGACCATTTGGCTACAAACTATGCTTCCTGAGTTCCGGAAGGATGAAAAGCTGGGACTTTGTAAGATATTAAAGGAAGTAGGGCAGGTTCACTATAAAAACGGATCCATTGTACTTTTGGGAGGTTTGGAGCCGTCTTCCATAGATTCTGTGCTTGCTGCAGAATATGGAACCATCTTCGTAACGGAGGCCAACGAAAATCGATACGAAGTAATTGAGAACCTAGTATCGCGATTAAATGATACTTCCAAGGATGCTGAAGGGAATCCAATAAAACTCAAGTTCATTATCGATTTAAATCCAACGGTAGAAACTTCTTGGACGAATGTCCTTTTTATGAAAGGCCTAGATCCTATATCAAGGACTCCGAAACCAAATTTTCATGAATATGCAAGCCTGTGGTTCTCTCCGTACGACAATAAAGAGAATCTTGCAAATGGATACATTGAAACTCTAGAAAACCTTTCTACTGCAAAGCGGAGACGATTTTTAGAAGGCCGATATTCATCCTATGAAGGCTTGGTTTTACCAGTCGACGAAGATGTCCATATTGTTGATGATTTCGAGATCCCTTTCGATTGGAAAAGAATCAGATCCATCGACTTTGGATACACTCATCCTTTCGTATGTCTTTGGTTTGCATACGACAAGGCCAATGATCGTGCGTTCGTTTACCGAGAATGGATCCAATCAAGATGGACAGTAAGATCTCATTCGGAGAAAATTAAAGAATTATCCATCCTGGACCTACCAGCTGATTTGCGGTTATCCAAAGAAGCATGGAAATTTGCGGAAAAGAAATACTCGGCTACCGTTTGCGATCATGATGCAGAGGATAGAGCCACATTAGAAGAAAACGGTATTGGTCCAGTCAAACCTGCAATCAAAGAAGTTCTGGCAGGTATAGATCATGCAATTGATCTTATGGAATTTTCCGAACATAAAAAACCAAAGATATTCATCTTCCGATCTTTAGTAGGATTGAGAGAATCACTTGATTCATATAGATGGAAAGACACTTCGATGTCCAATAGAGGCCGAGCAAAAGATCGCGAGGTGTTAAAGGAAGATGATGATCCAGCGGATGCGTTCCGTTACGGTCTGTGCGAATTATTCCCAATCGTAAGGCCAATAGATCTTGGTGGTCGATCACTTAACCTTGGTTCCAGTTGGAATAAAAAATAG